A window of Prolixibacter sp. SD074 contains these coding sequences:
- a CDS encoding glycoside hydrolase family 65 protein, with product MKYTLVLLLLLWVGSNASTAAGNQKDGWRITATDSTNYIGIALANGRIGLLPSSSPFKVKSIILNNVFDEYMYNKKERLITSRVLLGINFANLDMLIDGDTVTANNISKWKQVLNMKDAKLTTTFQFKNKAIISYTVYALRGMPYAGMMDVNVKALKKDVKISVSGQIICPEDYNHVVQVFKTPQDNDIRMPLLQTVALSPTGKHKLATTATFIFNNNEEPELKESVESQYEHDLAFSREVKSGTDFSFAWAGAVCTSKDFSDPQSESERMAIYIMRGNKQAVIDQHTHLWHQLWQGDIQVEGDLESQRDIRLALYHLYAFSREGSNLSLSPMGLSSQGYNGHVFWDTEIWMYPPLLIFNQGIARSLLNYRADRLDKAKQKASDYGYKGAMFPWESDDTGEEATPTFALTGAFEQHITADVGIAFWNYFRVTGNKDWLKETGYPVIKATANFWASRAVENPDGSYSINNVVGADEFAPNVDDNAFTNGSAQTVMRYAEKAATLLNEKPNPQWEKVASNLRFYHFPDGVIKEHKTYKGEIIKQADVNLLAYPLQIETDTSAIRRDLAYYEPKMAKDGPAMGHSIVSILYSRLGNAEKAFLMFKKAYVPNKRPPFGALAESATSNNPYFATGAGGMLQAVIFGFAGLEITSQGIVQHTPCLPQQWKKLTITGVGPDKKTYTITHHN from the coding sequence ATGAAATATACCCTTGTCCTGCTTCTCCTTCTGTGGGTAGGAAGTAACGCTTCAACTGCGGCAGGTAATCAGAAAGACGGATGGAGAATAACGGCAACCGATTCGACAAACTATATAGGAATTGCCCTGGCAAACGGACGAATAGGACTCTTACCGTCCTCATCTCCCTTCAAAGTTAAATCCATCATCCTGAACAATGTATTCGATGAATACATGTACAACAAAAAGGAACGGCTTATCACCAGCCGGGTGTTATTGGGAATCAACTTTGCCAACCTGGATATGTTAATTGACGGAGATACTGTTACTGCAAATAACATCTCTAAATGGAAACAAGTCCTGAATATGAAAGATGCAAAACTGACAACCACCTTTCAATTCAAGAACAAGGCAATTATTTCTTACACCGTTTACGCTTTGCGTGGAATGCCCTATGCGGGTATGATGGATGTCAACGTAAAGGCACTGAAAAAAGATGTCAAAATATCGGTATCCGGACAAATCATTTGTCCTGAGGATTATAATCATGTGGTACAAGTTTTTAAAACTCCTCAGGACAATGACATCCGGATGCCTTTATTGCAAACGGTGGCGTTAAGTCCTACCGGGAAACACAAACTGGCAACAACGGCCACGTTCATTTTCAACAACAATGAAGAACCCGAACTCAAAGAATCGGTGGAATCTCAATACGAGCACGATCTTGCCTTTTCCAGGGAAGTAAAAAGCGGCACAGATTTCAGTTTTGCCTGGGCCGGGGCCGTTTGTACCTCAAAAGATTTCAGTGATCCGCAAAGTGAATCGGAACGAATGGCTATCTACATCATGCGCGGAAACAAACAGGCAGTGATTGATCAGCACACCCATCTGTGGCATCAACTCTGGCAGGGAGATATTCAGGTAGAAGGCGATTTGGAATCGCAACGCGATATTCGCCTGGCTCTTTACCATCTGTATGCCTTTTCCCGTGAGGGTTCCAATCTCAGTTTGTCTCCCATGGGACTTTCATCACAAGGCTACAACGGGCATGTTTTCTGGGACACCGAAATATGGATGTATCCACCATTGCTGATCTTTAACCAGGGAATCGCCCGTTCACTCCTGAACTACCGGGCTGATCGTCTGGATAAAGCCAAACAAAAAGCTTCCGATTACGGATATAAAGGAGCCATGTTCCCATGGGAATCGGACGATACCGGCGAAGAAGCCACACCGACTTTTGCTTTAACCGGGGCTTTCGAACAACACATTACCGCTGATGTAGGCATTGCTTTCTGGAACTATTTCCGGGTAACCGGAAACAAAGATTGGCTGAAAGAGACCGGTTATCCCGTTATCAAAGCAACAGCCAATTTTTGGGCCAGCCGTGCCGTCGAAAATCCCGATGGATCCTACTCCATCAACAATGTAGTGGGCGCAGATGAATTCGCACCAAATGTGGACGACAATGCCTTCACCAACGGCTCTGCGCAAACCGTGATGCGATATGCCGAAAAAGCAGCCACGCTACTCAACGAAAAACCCAACCCCCAATGGGAAAAAGTGGCTTCCAACCTCCGTTTTTATCATTTCCCGGATGGCGTCATCAAGGAACACAAAACCTACAAAGGTGAAATCATCAAGCAGGCCGATGTCAATTTGCTCGCGTACCCGCTGCAGATAGAAACTGACACGTCTGCTATCCGCCGTGATTTGGCCTACTACGAACCCAAAATGGCCAAAGACGGACCCGCCATGGGACATTCGATTGTTTCAATACTCTATTCCCGTTTAGGAAATGCAGAAAAAGCTTTTCTTATGTTCAAAAAAGCCTATGTTCCCAACAAGCGGCCTCCATTCGGCGCCCTGGCCGAATCAGCGACCAGCAACAACCCCTATTTTGCCACAGGTGCCGGGGGAATGCTTCAGGCTGTCATCTTCGGCTTTGCCGGATTGGAAATCACCAGCCAGGGCATCGTTCAGCATACACCATGCCTGCCTCAACAGTGGAAAAAGCTGACCATTACAGGTGTTGGCCCCGACAAGAAAACCTATACCATCACACATCACAATTAG
- a CDS encoding RagB/SusD family nutrient uptake outer membrane protein, producing the protein MKMLKLIKYSAVLFLLGTISCTNLDENVLDEQLGTNLVNDPSNVQSLINSPYASLRHTIEWFDYWALQEVTSDEVIVPTRGSDWYDNGAWIQLHLQTWTPDHIRMKNVWNALNQGVSRANTAIYYIGQFPQNATNDLNIDEARFLRAYYMYLINDLYGQVPFRLANDLDFSMSPQVLNRKEAADYVISELKAILPNLKTKSEVGSARVTQGAAEALLAKVYLNYEVYTGDAKWDSCKYYCDQLISSPDYAVADDYWSMFQKDVAEHPEFILRVPMDDNVTMGSGSVWVNFTLHYSQVFGNITSTWNGPSTTSTFFNTWDTQDQQNDVRFYDDRIKSETGFNQGFLVGQQYGLDGTALEQRNGDPLVFVPEVNLTSSPENAGIRVVKFAPNPDTQDQFSSPNDVPIMRISDIYLIRAEAELRMGDEPGALADVNYLRSKRSAPGHTLAAYTTLTLDDILKERGHELYWEGLRRQDQIRFGKFTDAWQEKPATDATKELFPLPQSAVDVNENLIQNPGY; encoded by the coding sequence ATGAAAATGCTTAAGTTAATTAAATATAGTGCAGTACTCTTCCTGTTGGGAACGATCTCCTGTACCAATCTTGATGAAAACGTGCTCGATGAACAATTGGGCACCAACCTGGTAAATGACCCATCCAACGTCCAGTCATTAATCAATTCTCCTTATGCCAGCTTACGCCATACTATTGAATGGTTTGACTACTGGGCACTGCAGGAAGTAACTTCCGATGAAGTAATCGTTCCGACTCGTGGTTCTGACTGGTATGACAATGGCGCATGGATTCAGCTGCACTTGCAAACATGGACTCCTGACCATATCCGCATGAAGAACGTTTGGAATGCACTTAATCAAGGTGTTTCAAGGGCAAATACTGCGATTTATTATATCGGACAGTTTCCACAAAATGCAACTAACGATCTGAATATCGATGAAGCCCGTTTCCTTCGTGCATACTATATGTACCTGATTAATGACCTATACGGACAAGTGCCTTTCCGTTTAGCAAATGACCTTGATTTTTCGATGTCACCGCAAGTGCTTAACAGAAAAGAAGCCGCCGACTACGTTATTTCGGAGTTGAAGGCCATTCTGCCAAATCTGAAAACCAAGTCAGAAGTTGGCTCTGCAAGGGTTACACAAGGTGCAGCGGAAGCACTTCTTGCCAAAGTATACCTGAACTATGAGGTATATACGGGTGACGCAAAATGGGACAGCTGTAAATATTATTGTGATCAGCTGATTAGCAGCCCCGATTACGCTGTAGCAGATGACTACTGGTCCATGTTCCAGAAAGATGTAGCAGAGCATCCGGAGTTCATTCTGCGTGTTCCGATGGATGACAACGTGACCATGGGCAGTGGTAGTGTTTGGGTGAACTTTACCTTACACTACAGCCAGGTCTTTGGCAACATTACCAGTACATGGAATGGACCTTCCACTACTTCAACTTTTTTTAATACCTGGGATACGCAGGATCAGCAAAACGATGTACGTTTTTATGACGATCGCATCAAGAGCGAAACCGGTTTTAACCAGGGATTTTTGGTTGGCCAGCAATATGGACTGGATGGAACAGCATTGGAACAACGTAATGGAGATCCTTTGGTATTTGTTCCGGAAGTCAACCTGACCAGCTCTCCTGAAAATGCAGGTATTCGTGTTGTTAAATTTGCTCCAAATCCGGATACCCAGGACCAGTTCTCTTCACCGAATGACGTTCCGATCATGCGTATATCCGACATTTACCTAATACGGGCTGAAGCTGAACTGAGAATGGGCGATGAACCAGGCGCCCTGGCCGATGTAAACTATCTTCGCTCAAAACGCAGTGCACCGGGGCATACTTTAGCAGCCTATACAACCCTTACCCTCGATGATATCCTGAAAGAACGTGGACACGAGCTGTATTGGGAAGGCCTGCGCCGTCAGGATCAGATCCGTTTTGGCAAATTTACCGATGCATGGCAGGAAAAACCTGCGACTGATGCAACAAAAGAACTCTTTCCACTCCCACAATCAGCAGTCGATGTTAACGAAAATCTGATTCAAAATCCTGGTTATTAA
- a CDS encoding thioredoxin family protein: MSLTFSRMFPLGGKAPEFELPDTVSGKSISLGEIKSDVATVVMFICNHCPYVKHVNHEITAIANEYGAKGIRFVGINSNDVDSYPDDAPELMKEVAAKEGYPFPYLYDETQEVAKAYLAACTPDFFVFDKDLKCVYRGQMDEARPKNDVPVTGKDLRAALDAVLNGKPVPEGQKPSAGCGIKWKNPPTLFQTGS; the protein is encoded by the coding sequence ATGTCACTTACTTTTTCGAGAATGTTTCCGCTGGGCGGGAAAGCGCCAGAATTTGAGTTGCCCGATACCGTGTCGGGTAAGTCCATTTCGCTGGGAGAAATCAAATCTGATGTAGCTACGGTCGTGATGTTTATTTGCAATCACTGCCCGTACGTCAAGCATGTGAATCATGAAATTACGGCCATTGCCAATGAATATGGTGCAAAGGGAATCCGTTTTGTCGGCATCAACTCCAACGATGTGGATAGTTATCCCGATGATGCGCCGGAGTTGATGAAAGAAGTGGCCGCAAAAGAAGGGTATCCGTTCCCTTATCTGTATGACGAAACCCAGGAAGTTGCCAAAGCATATCTGGCTGCCTGTACCCCCGATTTCTTTGTGTTCGACAAAGATTTGAAATGTGTGTATCGCGGACAGATGGACGAAGCCCGTCCGAAGAATGATGTGCCGGTAACCGGAAAAGATTTGCGGGCAGCGCTCGATGCGGTCCTGAATGGAAAACCTGTTCCGGAAGGGCAGAAACCTTCTGCCGGATGTGGTATCAAATGGAAGAATCCGCCAACCCTTTTTCAGACTGGTTCTTAA
- a CDS encoding M20 family metallo-hydrolase: protein MNLSIEKLHSDAYRLLQEMIGISSLSRDEGAVATFLENQLKEWDLVPSRKGNNLWLRNRKWQDGKPVVLFNSHIDTVKPANGWTNDPFTPVVHNGRLTGLGSNDAGASVVAQLAAFRYFNELAELPFNLIWSATAEEEISGAHGVTSILDELGPVDLGLVGEPTGMNLAIAEKGLLVIDAEAVGKTGHAARNEGENAIYKALADIQRLLDFKFPDESPVLGPVKTTVTQIEAGHQHNVVPDSCRFVIDVRTNECYSNEEVFDMLSGLLGSNLKARSCRLNSSGIPLDHPLVKRGLELGLQPYGSPTTSDQAVLPFTTVKVGPGDSARSHTPDEYILEEEIRSGIDTYIGLLEDLKIV, encoded by the coding sequence ATGAATCTTTCGATCGAAAAACTACACAGCGACGCATATCGTTTGCTGCAAGAAATGATTGGCATTTCATCGCTAAGCCGGGACGAGGGTGCGGTAGCTACATTTTTGGAAAATCAGTTAAAGGAGTGGGACCTGGTTCCTTCCCGGAAGGGAAACAATCTTTGGCTGAGAAACAGAAAATGGCAGGATGGTAAACCGGTGGTGTTGTTTAACTCGCATATAGACACAGTGAAACCGGCCAATGGTTGGACTAACGACCCATTTACACCTGTTGTGCATAACGGCAGGCTGACTGGATTAGGCAGTAACGATGCCGGCGCTTCGGTGGTGGCCCAATTGGCCGCTTTTCGCTATTTCAACGAATTGGCGGAACTGCCATTCAACCTGATTTGGAGCGCTACCGCAGAAGAAGAAATTTCCGGGGCCCATGGTGTCACTTCCATTTTAGATGAGTTGGGGCCAGTTGATTTGGGCCTGGTGGGCGAACCTACCGGGATGAACCTGGCTATCGCCGAAAAGGGACTGCTGGTTATTGATGCAGAAGCTGTTGGTAAAACCGGTCACGCAGCCCGCAACGAAGGCGAGAATGCTATATACAAAGCACTGGCCGATATTCAGCGTCTGCTGGATTTCAAATTTCCGGATGAATCACCCGTCCTGGGCCCGGTAAAAACGACGGTTACCCAAATCGAAGCCGGACATCAGCATAATGTGGTTCCCGATAGTTGCCGGTTTGTTATCGATGTGCGAACAAATGAATGCTACTCCAACGAAGAAGTTTTCGATATGCTTTCCGGTTTACTTGGAAGTAACCTGAAAGCCCGTTCCTGCCGGCTTAATTCTTCGGGTATTCCGCTTGACCATCCGTTGGTGAAGCGTGGCCTTGAGTTGGGATTGCAACCCTATGGCTCGCCAACGACTTCCGATCAGGCGGTGTTACCATTTACTACCGTGAAAGTTGGGCCGGGTGATTCAGCCCGCTCGCACACGCCGGATGAATATATTCTGGAAGAAGAAATTCGCAGCGGTATTGATACTTATATCGGGTTACTCGAAGATTTGAAAATAGTTTGA
- a CDS encoding FAD-binding oxidoreductase yields the protein MNEKEKKHLPRNTDLLIVGQGLAGTMLAFELHRNGKDFVVVDSPSGEKTSRVAAGIINPVVFRRLTKSWLVDDLFPVLKDTYRELEGLLSCPLLHPLKIDKILGTEEGSFWRTKSVENKLEAYIHSEPDNNFQKEGIDTPFGVGKVFNAFRVGLPLLIDRFREFLVRENRFIVEELDTKDIIRKNGKVQWKDITAQKIIFCQGFRASDNPFFQPVKFKHTKGQVLDLEIPGLEITDMVNKGMFMLPLGENRFRAGATYRWEFQDTRPDEEATAELTEKLEKIVKLPYTITKERAGIRPTAHDRRPVIGLHPEYPEIGIFNGLGSKGAMLAPWFAREFVRFLCEESGIIHPEVNVLRYYRKK from the coding sequence ATGAACGAAAAAGAAAAAAAGCATTTACCCCGGAATACCGATTTACTGATTGTCGGGCAGGGACTGGCCGGAACCATGCTGGCGTTTGAATTGCATCGAAATGGTAAAGATTTCGTGGTAGTCGATTCTCCTTCCGGTGAAAAAACCAGTCGCGTGGCTGCCGGCATCATTAACCCGGTTGTCTTTCGCCGCCTGACCAAGTCGTGGCTGGTGGATGATCTTTTTCCGGTACTGAAAGATACCTACCGTGAATTGGAAGGACTTCTCTCCTGCCCGTTGCTGCATCCGTTGAAAATTGACAAAATTTTAGGCACGGAAGAAGGTTCGTTCTGGCGGACTAAATCGGTTGAAAATAAACTGGAAGCTTACATACACTCCGAACCGGATAACAATTTTCAGAAAGAAGGCATAGACACACCGTTCGGAGTTGGCAAAGTTTTTAACGCTTTTCGTGTCGGTTTACCTTTGCTAATCGACCGTTTCCGGGAATTTTTAGTCCGGGAAAACCGCTTTATTGTTGAAGAACTGGACACCAAAGATATCATCCGGAAAAACGGAAAAGTGCAATGGAAAGACATCACCGCTCAAAAAATCATTTTCTGCCAGGGATTCCGCGCCAGCGATAATCCATTCTTTCAACCGGTTAAATTCAAACACACCAAAGGCCAGGTATTGGATTTGGAGATTCCCGGGCTGGAAATTACGGACATGGTCAACAAGGGAATGTTTATGCTGCCGCTTGGCGAAAATCGTTTCCGGGCAGGGGCAACCTACCGTTGGGAATTCCAGGATACCCGTCCCGATGAGGAGGCAACAGCTGAGTTAACAGAAAAGCTGGAAAAGATTGTCAAATTACCTTATACCATCACTAAAGAACGGGCAGGCATTCGCCCAACTGCCCATGATCGCCGGCCGGTAATCGGCCTACATCCGGAATATCCGGAAATCGGCATTTTTAATGGATTGGGCTCAAAAGGAGCTATGCTGGCCCCCTGGTTTGCCCGTGAGTTTGTCCGCTTCCTTTGCGAAGAATCCGGTATCATTCATCCGGAAGTGAATGTTCTCCGGTATTACCGGAAAAAATAA
- a CDS encoding alpha-glucosidase, with product MNVRKYFALLTVAILTAMAACQSPTKKNDQAIPDRKWWKEAVVYQIYPRSFKDSNGDGVGDLKGIISKLDYIKSLGIDVIWLNPIYASPNNDNGYDISDYRKIMKEFGTMADFDSLLNGMHRRDLKLVLDLVVNHTSSQHEWFKESRSSRTSPYRNYYHWWPAEKGKPAKRYSYFDVDNNAWKYDSTTNAYYLHYFARSQPDLNWENPEVRQKIYSMMQYWFDKGIDGFRMDVIPYISKDTTFPPIPAKYHGNFLHYYANGPHLHQYLHEMNQKVLSHYDIMTVAEGAGVTSDEAMNFVDPQREELNMLYNFEVMGLGLRGGEYRDLDSSGVSLVQFKKIFTKWDSVYGYRGWGTIFLGNHDMPRMVTRWGNDSPEYRVLSSKMLTTFLLTMHGTPYYYFGDELGMDNIKFDSISNYRDIETLNIYKHIKETGGDLQRFLNNEKMIARDNGRTPFQWDTTANAGFTSGTPWINVNPNYKTVNEVVEEKNPGSPLNYFRKIVQFRKNNLVLVYGKYELLDQDNPNVYAYTRELNGRKMLILLNFTDHQAEAHLPIKMKNAKQLMGNYSEPAENENPLSLRPYEAKVYRL from the coding sequence ATGAATGTCAGAAAATATTTTGCGCTACTAACCGTAGCCATTTTAACAGCCATGGCGGCATGCCAGTCGCCCACGAAAAAGAATGACCAGGCTATTCCTGACCGCAAATGGTGGAAGGAAGCAGTCGTTTACCAGATTTATCCGCGAAGTTTCAAGGATAGCAACGGCGACGGTGTCGGCGACCTGAAGGGTATTATTTCGAAGCTTGATTACATCAAAAGCCTGGGGATCGATGTCATCTGGCTGAACCCAATCTATGCCTCACCTAACAACGACAATGGCTACGACATCAGCGACTACCGGAAAATTATGAAAGAGTTTGGTACGATGGCTGATTTCGACAGCTTATTAAACGGTATGCACCGCCGCGATCTAAAACTGGTGCTGGACCTGGTGGTCAATCATACGAGCAGTCAGCATGAGTGGTTCAAAGAATCGCGTAGTTCACGGACCAGTCCATATCGGAATTATTACCACTGGTGGCCGGCCGAAAAGGGAAAACCAGCCAAACGGTACAGCTATTTCGATGTCGATAACAATGCATGGAAATACGATTCAACTACCAATGCTTATTATCTGCACTACTTTGCCCGCTCGCAACCCGATCTGAACTGGGAAAACCCGGAAGTCCGCCAGAAAATCTACAGCATGATGCAATATTGGTTTGACAAAGGCATCGACGGTTTCCGGATGGATGTGATTCCTTACATCTCGAAGGATACTACTTTTCCTCCGATTCCGGCAAAATACCATGGCAATTTTCTCCACTACTATGCCAACGGACCGCATTTGCACCAGTACCTGCACGAAATGAACCAGAAAGTGCTCAGCCATTACGATATCATGACCGTAGCCGAAGGCGCCGGAGTAACCAGCGACGAGGCGATGAACTTTGTCGATCCCCAACGGGAGGAACTGAATATGCTGTACAACTTCGAAGTGATGGGGCTTGGACTGAGAGGTGGTGAATACAGAGACCTGGATTCCAGTGGAGTCAGCCTGGTTCAGTTCAAGAAAATCTTCACCAAATGGGACAGCGTCTACGGCTACAGAGGCTGGGGCACCATCTTTTTGGGGAATCACGATATGCCCAGGATGGTTACCCGCTGGGGAAATGATTCTCCTGAATACCGGGTGCTTTCGTCAAAAATGCTGACAACTTTCCTCCTGACAATGCACGGAACACCTTACTACTATTTTGGCGATGAGTTGGGAATGGATAACATCAAATTCGACAGCATCAGCAACTACCGTGATATTGAAACATTAAACATCTACAAACACATCAAAGAAACCGGCGGTGATTTACAGCGCTTCCTGAACAACGAAAAAATGATTGCCCGCGATAATGGCCGCACCCCTTTCCAATGGGACACCACCGCCAATGCCGGATTTACTTCCGGGACACCCTGGATTAACGTGAACCCGAATTATAAAACGGTTAACGAAGTGGTAGAGGAGAAAAATCCGGGGTCACCGCTCAATTATTTCCGCAAAATAGTTCAGTTCCGGAAAAATAACCTCGTGCTGGTTTACGGAAAATATGAATTGCTCGACCAGGACAATCCCAACGTATACGCATATACCCGCGAACTCAATGGCCGGAAGATGTTGATTCTGCTCAATTTTACCGACCATCAGGCGGAGGCCCACCTTCCAATAAAAATGAAGAATGCCAAACAGCTAATGGGCAACTATTCGGAGCCCGCTGAAAATGAAAATCCATTGTCGTTGAGGCCTTACGAAGCCAAAGTCTACCGACTGTAA